In Desulfofundulus kuznetsovii DSM 6115, the following are encoded in one genomic region:
- a CDS encoding HEPN domain-containing protein, whose amino-acid sequence MDNNDLKKEFARTKMEKAWEAWDEAEWAFKGKKYPGAINRIYYSFYRACLALLAFEAKIPAKHSAVIAEVNRVYVKGGILPRELGRFLHHLQTARAEADYRDKNFSREEVQEYLVLGKKYLQQIEALVMKTIKDFPPED is encoded by the coding sequence ATGGACAATAATGATTTAAAGAAAGAGTTTGCACGCACGAAAATGGAAAAAGCCTGGGAGGCCTGGGACGAGGCTGAATGGGCTTTTAAAGGGAAGAAATATCCGGGTGCCATAAACAGAATCTATTATTCTTTCTACAGGGCTTGTCTCGCCCTCCTTGCCTTTGAAGCAAAAATCCCCGCCAAACACTCTGCAGTCATAGCTGAGGTTAACCGTGTCTACGTAAAAGGGGGGATTCTGCCGAGAGAGCTTGGGAGATTCCTTCACCACCTTCAAACGGCCAGGGCGGAGGCGGACTACAGGGATAAGAATTTTTCACGAGAGGAAGTGCAAGAATACCTTGTACTCGGGAAGAAATATCTGCAGCAGATTGAAGCCCTGGTCATGAAAACGATAAAAGACTTTCCCCCAGAAGATTGA
- a CDS encoding FadR/GntR family transcriptional regulator, with translation MAEFKPVKTKRTSESILEQIKKLIIEGQLAPGDKLLTERELSERLQVSRASVREALSALNLAGILEIRHGEGIYVKRPGPNAVIEPLAFILLLEKDKLQNILEVRKALEVEAAGLAAERCTPGLLQELKTVVEEMEEDLPTGEKAEQLDLRFHLTLAQASQNPLLSRLMNTIQEIIGQTLKVTRALWLSATSGTTRRLFEEHRDIYLAVAAQDRSQARELMYQHLWKVEVELLRIDLQKFRQKQN, from the coding sequence ATGGCCGAATTTAAGCCGGTAAAAACTAAACGCACTTCTGAAAGCATTTTGGAACAGATCAAGAAGCTGATCATTGAAGGCCAGCTGGCACCGGGTGATAAACTGCTTACCGAAAGAGAGCTTTCTGAACGGTTGCAGGTGAGCCGGGCCTCGGTGAGGGAGGCTCTTTCCGCCTTGAACCTGGCCGGCATTCTGGAAATCAGGCATGGAGAAGGGATTTATGTCAAGCGGCCCGGGCCGAACGCCGTTATTGAACCCCTGGCCTTTATTTTGCTCCTGGAAAAGGACAAACTGCAAAATATCCTGGAGGTCCGCAAAGCCCTGGAAGTGGAGGCGGCCGGCCTGGCTGCTGAAAGATGCACTCCCGGACTGTTGCAGGAACTGAAGACAGTGGTGGAAGAGATGGAAGAGGATCTCCCCACAGGAGAGAAAGCCGAACAGCTGGATTTGCGCTTTCACCTCACTCTGGCTCAGGCCAGCCAGAACCCCCTGTTGAGCCGCTTGATGAATACGATCCAGGAGATTATCGGCCAGACGTTAAAGGTGACCCGGGCCCTGTGGCTTTCCGCCACTTCCGGTACCACCCGGCGGCTATTTGAAGAGCACCGCGACATTTACCTGGCCGTGGCCGCACAGGATAGATCCCAGGCCAGGGAATTGATGTACCAGCACCTGTGGAAGGTAGAGGTTGAACTTCTTAGAATAGACCTGCAAAAGTTTCGGCAAAAACAAAATTGA
- a CDS encoding LutC/YkgG family protein: MALNKAVLPDTNRNLEKLYEEFITRARALGAEVYRVPNLDKARELVGKLVQEMGVRKVALAESPLVTALDLAAAVAGAGAEVTGGNPRERAEAADLGISSFEMAIAETGTLVQDATEINRRLVSMLPPAHLALVSTNRLVGTLQEAINNLAARGQIPGYLAFVSGPSRTADIERVLTIGVHGPGKVVVIFIDEGGDAGE; the protein is encoded by the coding sequence GTGGCTTTAAACAAAGCGGTATTGCCGGATACTAACCGGAATTTGGAAAAACTATACGAGGAATTTATTACCAGGGCCCGGGCCCTGGGAGCTGAAGTTTACCGGGTGCCCAATCTGGATAAAGCCAGGGAACTGGTGGGTAAGCTGGTTCAGGAGATGGGTGTAAGAAAGGTCGCCCTGGCCGAATCACCTCTTGTAACCGCCCTTGACCTGGCGGCAGCAGTAGCCGGGGCCGGAGCGGAAGTTACCGGCGGTAACCCCCGGGAGCGGGCCGAGGCGGCAGACCTGGGTATTTCGTCCTTTGAAATGGCCATTGCCGAAACGGGGACACTGGTGCAGGATGCCACTGAGATTAACCGGCGGCTGGTATCCATGCTTCCTCCCGCACACCTGGCCCTGGTATCCACCAATCGGCTGGTGGGTACTCTGCAGGAAGCAATCAATAACCTGGCGGCCCGGGGTCAAATCCCCGGTTACCTGGCCTTTGTTTCCGGCCCCAGCCGTACGGCGGATATCGAGCGCGTGCTTACCATTGGCGTGCACGGGCCGGGCAAAGTGGTGGTCATCTTTATTGACGAGGGAGGGGATGCCGGTGAGTAA
- a CDS encoding VirD4-like conjugal transfer protein, CD1115 family gives MRWSLSRVKEEVYSAFKHMPALARGGIMAGTSALALGGLYLLDVWTLGTAAAWLHGLGTWLKGQSIFATPAEKAAAAHAFESVSWYWSHPFKTAWAWLTTPSEKLSAPEVRSLWLLLNAFVALGGGACWWWLARNRILKMKNNSNYVHGLKVIKDPALGLSRWAGLNDLVKFCEFGPPVLPDENPKGKIKFPGGNLIGELDGRIVRVNFEKAPVDMPKTAQHAVFFGGTGSGKTFSIVITNIIAAVAEGQSIVVIDPKGEIFETVGEWFKQKGYENIWVLNFMTPQHSHRWNPVIECLDDAEISEMIDTLSKNAISESSYFALKGMELAEAMIGLLKGDFPIEQQHIRSLMTLAAWPVEKLDSRFREAYKAGRISPLIYERWRGVVRQNYEYAVSNLTAVLKNLTTAPLAAMMSQQEIDLRQVGLKKTALFLIIPTGGEGVYLKPILSIFYKFLFKRLDKLAFQSPGKRLPVNVRNIWDEMANVGRIPGLTEIISTARSKGIHIQMILQTPSQLESVYGEADAKTIIGNCPTVMLAGIAPADMELARMFSQLLGTAAVETEKVSKDVTTPVKHWFEPEKRIQTAISRPLMTPTEILQIDPRYGIALLQWSYPLYLRKVGWTELPQAKEIKQCGMLPVERVIPARDFEISLPEIEVDGKVAELDASSKTATEEEETTGQSSAVRAGVPW, from the coding sequence ATGAGATGGTCGTTATCCCGGGTGAAGGAGGAGGTTTATTCAGCTTTCAAACACATGCCCGCGTTGGCTAGAGGGGGAATTATGGCTGGAACTTCAGCGCTGGCCCTTGGTGGCCTCTATCTCCTCGATGTATGGACCCTGGGTACGGCGGCCGCCTGGTTGCACGGCCTCGGGACCTGGCTGAAGGGGCAATCCATATTCGCCACTCCGGCGGAGAAAGCCGCAGCAGCCCATGCTTTCGAATCGGTGTCCTGGTACTGGAGCCACCCGTTTAAAACCGCCTGGGCCTGGCTGACTACTCCGTCGGAGAAACTAAGCGCTCCTGAAGTTCGCAGTCTTTGGCTTCTACTGAATGCCTTTGTCGCACTGGGTGGTGGTGCCTGCTGGTGGTGGCTGGCCCGGAACAGGATTTTAAAAATGAAAAACAACTCCAATTATGTGCACGGCCTGAAAGTGATCAAGGACCCGGCACTTGGGTTGTCTCGCTGGGCCGGCCTGAACGACCTGGTAAAGTTTTGCGAATTCGGCCCGCCGGTGCTGCCGGATGAAAACCCGAAAGGGAAAATTAAATTTCCCGGTGGCAATTTAATAGGCGAATTGGACGGCAGAATCGTACGGGTCAACTTTGAAAAAGCACCGGTTGACATGCCTAAAACGGCGCAGCACGCCGTATTCTTCGGGGGCACCGGTTCGGGCAAAACGTTCAGCATCGTAATAACAAACATAATTGCTGCCGTCGCGGAAGGACAAAGCATCGTGGTCATCGACCCCAAGGGAGAGATCTTCGAGACGGTTGGTGAATGGTTTAAACAGAAAGGGTACGAAAACATCTGGGTGTTAAACTTCATGACACCACAACACAGCCACCGCTGGAACCCTGTAATTGAATGTCTGGATGACGCTGAAATATCGGAAATGATCGATACCCTGTCAAAAAACGCTATCAGCGAATCATCCTATTTCGCGCTTAAGGGGATGGAACTGGCGGAAGCAATGATTGGTTTGCTCAAAGGCGATTTCCCCATTGAACAGCAACATATTCGTTCTTTGATGACCCTGGCTGCCTGGCCCGTAGAAAAGCTGGACTCCCGGTTTCGCGAAGCTTACAAAGCAGGGAGGATCAGCCCGCTCATCTATGAGCGCTGGCGGGGTGTGGTGAGGCAGAACTACGAATACGCAGTCTCAAACCTTACGGCGGTACTGAAGAATTTAACCACGGCGCCGCTGGCGGCCATGATGTCACAACAGGAAATCGACCTGCGCCAGGTGGGGCTCAAAAAGACGGCACTGTTTCTCATCATTCCGACGGGCGGTGAAGGGGTTTATTTAAAGCCAATCCTCTCCATATTCTATAAATTCCTTTTCAAACGCTTGGATAAACTGGCCTTCCAGAGCCCTGGCAAAAGGTTGCCTGTCAACGTGCGGAACATATGGGACGAAATGGCCAACGTGGGCAGGATACCGGGTTTGACGGAAATTATCTCCACCGCCCGCAGCAAGGGCATCCACATACAAATGATACTGCAGACGCCGAGCCAGCTCGAATCCGTATACGGTGAAGCGGACGCGAAAACAATCATCGGTAACTGCCCCACGGTCATGCTCGCCGGCATCGCTCCCGCTGACATGGAACTGGCGCGGATGTTCAGCCAGCTCCTGGGCACGGCGGCGGTGGAAACGGAAAAAGTAAGCAAGGACGTAACTACTCCAGTGAAGCACTGGTTCGAGCCTGAAAAGAGAATTCAGACAGCTATATCACGCCCGCTTATGACTCCTACCGAAATTCTGCAGATAGATCCCAGGTATGGTATAGCGCTTTTGCAGTGGTCATATCCACTGTATCTGCGCAAAGTCGGCTGGACGGAGTTGCCTCAAGCAAAAGAGATCAAGCAATGCGGCATGCTGCCGGTGGAACGGGTGATACCCGCCAGGGATTTCGAAATTAGCCTGCCGGAAATAGAAGTGGACGGAAAGGTTGCTGAACTTGATGCCTCCAGCAAAACGGCAACGGAAGAAGAGGAAACAACAGGTCAGTCCAGTGCCGTGCGGGCTGGGGTGCCCTGGTAG
- a CDS encoding type II toxin-antitoxin system VapC family toxin — protein sequence MLRTYRKSRPKNPEHAFNSKQVIELFKYLTSNRIKRYISCHTIKEVLQYPYISEQEEKRIQTILPQFCLILPTTKKIARIAGLLSRHSAEYRDHHVEDCYIAATAIAYRLPLYTRNPDDFKYVPHPDLEIVVPYQYQGDVTS from the coding sequence GTGCTCAGGACATATCGTAAATCAAGGCCGAAAAATCCTGAACACGCTTTTAATTCCAAGCAGGTCATCGAATTGTTTAAATATCTTACTTCCAACCGGATCAAAAGATATATTTCCTGTCACACAATCAAGGAAGTGCTCCAATATCCCTATATCTCCGAACAAGAAGAGAAACGTATCCAAACTATCCTACCCCAGTTCTGTCTCATATTACCAACCACCAAAAAGATTGCCCGGATTGCCGGCTTGCTTTCCCGCCACTCTGCCGAATACCGTGACCACCACGTGGAAGACTGTTACATAGCGGCCACCGCCATAGCCTATAGATTGCCGCTATATACCAGAAACCCGGACGACTTTAAATATGTCCCGCATCCGGATTTGGAAATAGTGGTTCCGTACCAGTACCAGGGTGACGTAACTTCGTAA
- a CDS encoding tyrosine-type recombinase/integrase — protein sequence MYKNLMAQFEKIWREAVDATAHSKSKQSHFRYRDSMKNFLWFCAEKFRLQKIANIGEKHLRAYVEYRRQEGISEKTLKNDLAAVRFFHRFTGSRNELPDNRALGLEKTPAGGKDRAWTEEEYRRMLEKAEKLGRADVVMAMKLARHAGLRIHECTRLTVGHVRDALKDGELEVKGKGGRVRRVPLRLELKVELERFLEERGGTRGEKIFVAPGEKTHRVIKSIQKFIERHREEITDRPITFHGLRHAYAREELACRLEHPEKYGFRRVSPERAAKLEVAELLGHGRPEVTSVYTGK from the coding sequence GTGTACAAAAACCTCATGGCACAATTTGAGAAAATCTGGAGAGAGGCCGTCGATGCCACTGCTCACTCAAAATCCAAGCAATCCCACTTTCGCTATCGTGACAGCATGAAGAACTTCCTCTGGTTCTGCGCGGAAAAATTTCGTTTGCAGAAGATCGCCAACATCGGCGAAAAGCACCTGCGGGCATACGTGGAATACCGCCGCCAGGAGGGCATATCCGAAAAGACGCTGAAAAACGACCTGGCGGCGGTGCGGTTTTTCCATCGCTTCACCGGTTCGCGCAATGAACTGCCGGATAACCGGGCGCTGGGGCTCGAAAAGACCCCGGCCGGCGGCAAAGATAGGGCCTGGACGGAAGAAGAATACCGGCGGATGCTGGAGAAGGCCGAAAAACTGGGCCGTGCGGACGTGGTGATGGCCATGAAGCTGGCCCGCCACGCGGGGCTGAGGATCCACGAGTGTACCAGGCTCACGGTGGGCCACGTCCGGGACGCTCTGAAGGATGGAGAACTGGAGGTCAAAGGGAAAGGGGGTCGGGTGCGCCGGGTGCCGCTGCGCCTGGAGTTAAAGGTGGAACTGGAGCGGTTCCTGGAAGAGCGCGGGGGGACCAGGGGGGAGAAGATCTTCGTCGCGCCAGGCGAAAAGACGCACAGAGTTATCAAAAGCATCCAGAAATTCATCGAACGGCACCGGGAAGAAATCACCGACCGGCCGATTACCTTTCACGGATTGCGCCACGCCTACGCCCGGGAGGAGCTGGCCTGCCGGTTGGAGCATCCGGAGAAATACGGCTTCCGCAGGGTAAGTCCGGAAAGGGCGGCAAAACTGGAGGTGGCGGAGCTTCTGGGCCACGGCAGGCCGGAAGTGACCAGTGTTTATACAGGGAAGTGA
- a CDS encoding L-lactate permease has product MTWTQAINPLGNLGLSALVDALPIIFLFCALAIWRMKGHIAGLITLALALVLAIGVHGMPGNMAFLTALYGVMTGLFPIGWIVVTAVFLYNLTVKTGQFEIIKDSIASITEDRRLQALLIAFSFGAFLEGAAGFGAPVAITAAMLAGLGFNPLYAAGICLIANTAPVAFGGLGIPIITAGAVTGIDAMTISQMVGRQVSFLSVFVPFWLVFIMAGWKGAVEVLPAILVSGISCALAQWFSSNYMTPMLPGILSSLVSIIALVFLLRVWKPKKIWRFADESQATLKVRRHSAGAVLKAWSPFIVLTVLISDWGLKPVKAVLDTVSIKIVFSGLDQAIIAGGKPMSVVYNFNWLSAGGTAILIAAIISAIIMRISPGQFLEVFGKTLKDLRFALLTIVSVLGFAFVANWSGMTPTLGKAFTVTGTFFPFMAPILGWLGVVITGSDTSSNALFCKMQQITAEQIGVNPVLTVAANSSGGVAGKMISPQTIAVGAASTGLVGKEGDLFRFTLGHSIFFTLIISVITSLQAYVFPWMVPALTKATPVAAASADSGGGTTILLLTAAFILVLGLIASRQRSSLDALNGRRSA; this is encoded by the coding sequence GTGACGTGGACACAGGCAATCAACCCTCTGGGCAATCTGGGTCTTTCGGCTCTGGTGGATGCCCTGCCGATCATCTTCCTGTTCTGTGCCCTGGCCATATGGCGGATGAAAGGGCATATTGCCGGTCTTATTACCCTGGCTCTGGCCTTGGTGCTGGCCATAGGAGTTCATGGTATGCCGGGGAACATGGCGTTTTTAACCGCCCTTTACGGCGTAATGACGGGCCTTTTCCCCATTGGCTGGATTGTGGTTACGGCAGTTTTCCTGTACAACCTGACGGTGAAAACAGGCCAGTTTGAAATCATCAAGGATTCTATTGCTTCCATTACTGAAGACCGCCGCCTGCAGGCGCTCTTAATTGCCTTTTCCTTCGGTGCTTTCCTGGAAGGAGCCGCCGGTTTCGGTGCCCCCGTGGCCATTACAGCGGCCATGCTGGCCGGTCTTGGTTTCAACCCCCTTTATGCCGCCGGTATTTGCCTGATTGCCAACACCGCCCCGGTAGCCTTCGGCGGTCTCGGTATCCCCATCATTACTGCCGGTGCGGTAACCGGTATCGATGCCATGACCATCAGCCAGATGGTCGGCCGACAGGTGTCCTTCCTCTCGGTTTTCGTACCTTTCTGGCTGGTCTTCATTATGGCCGGGTGGAAGGGGGCCGTGGAGGTTCTTCCGGCAATCCTGGTCAGCGGCATATCCTGTGCCCTGGCCCAGTGGTTTTCTTCGAACTATATGACGCCCATGTTGCCGGGCATCCTGTCTTCCCTGGTTTCCATCATTGCCCTGGTGTTCTTGCTCCGGGTGTGGAAGCCGAAAAAGATCTGGCGTTTTGCCGATGAATCTCAAGCCACCCTCAAGGTGAGAAGGCATTCCGCCGGAGCAGTGCTCAAAGCCTGGTCTCCCTTTATCGTGTTGACGGTACTGATCAGTGACTGGGGTCTGAAGCCGGTCAAAGCGGTCCTGGATACGGTATCCATTAAAATTGTATTCAGTGGCCTGGATCAGGCCATCATTGCTGGCGGTAAGCCCATGAGCGTGGTGTACAACTTCAACTGGCTCTCTGCCGGTGGAACGGCCATTTTGATTGCGGCCATCATCAGCGCCATAATCATGCGGATCAGCCCCGGTCAGTTTCTGGAGGTTTTTGGTAAAACATTGAAAGACTTGCGTTTTGCTTTGCTGACTATAGTTTCCGTACTGGGCTTTGCTTTTGTGGCCAACTGGTCCGGCATGACCCCCACCCTGGGGAAGGCCTTCACCGTAACCGGCACCTTCTTCCCCTTCATGGCCCCCATCCTGGGCTGGCTGGGTGTGGTCATCACCGGTAGTGATACTTCCTCCAACGCGCTGTTCTGCAAGATGCAGCAGATTACCGCCGAACAAATCGGGGTAAACCCGGTACTTACCGTAGCGGCCAACAGCAGCGGCGGGGTGGCCGGCAAGATGATTTCGCCCCAGACAATTGCCGTGGGAGCGGCCTCCACAGGCCTGGTGGGTAAAGAAGGCGACCTGTTCCGCTTTACCCTGGGGCACAGTATCTTCTTTACCCTGATTATCTCCGTCATTACCTCCCTGCAGGCCTACGTGTTCCCCTGGATGGTGCCGGCCCTGACTAAAGCTACCCCGGTTGCAGCAGCCAGTGCGGATTCCGGCGGCGGGACGACCATCCTGCTGCTGACGGCAGCGTTCATTCTGGTGCTGGGATTGATCGCTTCCCGGCAGAGGAGCTCTCTGGACGCCTTGAACGGTCGCCGGAGTGCATAG
- a CDS encoding undecaprenyl-diphosphate phosphatase produces MSLFEAVILGVVQGVGEFLPISSSAHLVLVPWLMGWHYAGLTFDVALHVGTLVAVVAFFWKDWLILIHDGLLRRRTTEGRLFWYLVVATVPGAAIGYMFEEQAETIFREPLVIGAMLIIMGVILYLADTRAPAYKKLEEVGLGESLWIGLSQALAIIPGVSRSGITMAVGRMAGLDRETAARFSFLMSTPIIFGAGVMQLPKLTPADLNLPFLAGVVVSAVIGFLSIKFLLRFLTRHSFGIFIWYRLILGAAVIFLALAGIR; encoded by the coding sequence TTGAGCTTGTTTGAGGCCGTAATCCTGGGCGTAGTCCAGGGAGTGGGGGAGTTTTTGCCCATTTCCAGTTCGGCCCACCTGGTGCTTGTTCCCTGGTTGATGGGCTGGCATTATGCGGGATTAACTTTTGACGTGGCGCTACATGTGGGTACTCTGGTGGCCGTGGTGGCTTTTTTCTGGAAGGACTGGTTAATTTTGATACACGATGGTTTGTTGCGGCGCCGTACCACCGAAGGCCGTTTGTTCTGGTATTTAGTGGTCGCCACCGTTCCCGGTGCAGCCATTGGTTACATGTTTGAGGAACAGGCGGAAACAATTTTCCGGGAGCCTCTGGTTATCGGGGCCATGCTCATCATCATGGGGGTAATTCTTTACCTGGCTGATACCCGGGCTCCGGCTTACAAGAAATTGGAAGAGGTTGGCCTGGGGGAAAGCCTCTGGATCGGCCTGTCCCAGGCTTTAGCGATCATCCCGGGAGTTTCCCGTTCGGGTATCACCATGGCCGTGGGGCGTATGGCCGGCCTGGACCGGGAGACGGCAGCCCGCTTTTCCTTTCTCATGTCCACACCCATTATTTTCGGTGCCGGAGTAATGCAGTTGCCCAAATTAACTCCCGCCGACCTGAACCTTCCATTTTTAGCTGGTGTGGTTGTTTCGGCGGTGATAGGTTTCCTTTCCATAAAATTTCTTTTACGTTTTCTAACCCGCCATAGCTTCGGGATTTTTATCTGGTACCGCCTGATCCTGGGGGCGGCGGTAATATTCCTGGCTCTTGCCGGAATCAGGTGA
- a CDS encoding site-specific integrase translates to MLRVSWENTGNPILDRLGRQFVDRVARYARGGSYEKRIEWYRKYIKFLHFLAERFGPEDIRNIQPRHVAAFSKYLKEVGRSERTVLRYYSVIRWWHRQIPWRKYEMPENKVLLELEARLDDKRFCEEIKNSYRRKRGRGRVQKPHGTI, encoded by the coding sequence ATGCTACGGGTTTCCTGGGAAAATACCGGAAATCCCATCCTCGACCGCCTGGGCCGGCAGTTTGTGGATAGGGTTGCTCGTTACGCCAGGGGCGGCTCGTACGAGAAGCGCATAGAGTGGTACCGGAAATACATAAAATTTCTGCATTTCCTGGCTGAGCGCTTTGGACCGGAAGATATTCGTAACATTCAGCCCCGCCATGTAGCGGCATTTTCTAAATACCTTAAAGAAGTAGGTCGCAGTGAACGGACTGTGCTACGTTATTATTCCGTAATTCGCTGGTGGCACCGGCAGATCCCATGGCGAAAGTATGAAATGCCCGAGAATAAGGTGCTTCTGGAACTGGAGGCGAGGCTCGATGACAAAAGGTTCTGTGAAGAAATCAAAAACAGCTACAGGCGTAAAAGGGGCAGGGGGCGTGTACAAAAACCTCATGGCACAATTTGA
- a CDS encoding YlzJ-like family protein, whose amino-acid sequence MQLELVFEGLEEMQHAPTREVSIGGVPVLIQDTGPGEGRVVRLLSTDPLDYLRSDLYPGAVVKLFRCTQTG is encoded by the coding sequence ATGCAGTTAGAGTTAGTCTTTGAAGGACTGGAGGAAATGCAGCATGCTCCCACCAGAGAGGTAAGCATTGGTGGCGTGCCTGTGTTGATACAGGACACCGGTCCCGGAGAGGGCAGGGTGGTGCGCCTTTTAAGTACCGATCCCCTGGATTATCTCAGAAGCGATCTTTATCCCGGTGCAGTGGTAAAGTTGTTCAGATGTACCCAGACGGGCTGA
- a CDS encoding nucleotidyltransferase domain-containing protein, with amino-acid sequence MPINKRAVEIVKSYAEALRKKDVPVKLIILFGSQARGTSVPGSDIDVLVVTERLDKKIRDTIVDEAFEISMREDIPVIALPCDIQEFDSPSFKVDPFYRNVTREGIIFHGQ; translated from the coding sequence GTGCCTATTAATAAACGAGCTGTAGAGATCGTTAAATCATACGCGGAAGCCCTCAGGAAAAAAGATGTTCCGGTGAAATTAATAATTTTATTCGGCTCCCAGGCAAGGGGAACCAGCGTTCCGGGATCAGATATTGACGTACTTGTGGTGACGGAAAGGCTTGATAAAAAGATCCGCGATACGATTGTAGATGAAGCCTTTGAAATCAGCATGAGAGAAGACATTCCGGTTATAGCTCTGCCGTGCGATATTCAAGAATTCGATTCCCCCTCATTTAAAGTTGATCCCTTTTACCGCAACGTTACTCGAGAGGGGATAATTTTCCATGGACAATAA
- a CDS encoding recombinase family protein has product MTIPVASLYRVSTAKQLKNNEEDSIPLQANVIREFVAQHPEWELVKEYAEEGVSAFKYSKDDRDILQNVLADALMGKFKILLVFKADRLSRKSLEYPIVLWQFHRAGVEVIAVADVPGGKKLELKDQYDKLLRFIEGWQSETESVNTRIRVSHVMRQKAKQGCWTGGRPPYGFRLSESKKGLPLEVDQEEAAVIKEMCRLYLEEGLGSKRIAAALNEQGYRTREGRLWTDTRVRQVLQNPIICGLPAYDRTKPGNTPTSRVRIKGYTDLNNFIIPRDQDGNPKPIPEYSIIPLETWQRLIRKMQENCTSKTQKGGTPNPRAMSSSALLTGFLVCGYCGRGFISSGHNWRKRNGKAYPCQKRVYRCVTHARVGGGEKLCEGQGSYSQRKIDRIFLQELENFLSGLNCEDLLQYVEQKQVDYLAEATNRVKTLEKELSKNRKIYNAWVRRLDDYFADPDGSLYSEQLLAEKVNEYGRIVESLEKELEEVKSQARVEKHRRSQLMEFSMRAPQWFKLFMEAPVETKKQMLAQIISKVVLYRDKIEIHYNVDLAEFLGREEKLEQERFELKVLATF; this is encoded by the coding sequence ATGACCATTCCGGTAGCATCATTATACAGGGTATCGACCGCCAAGCAGTTGAAAAATAACGAGGAAGACAGCATACCGCTTCAGGCGAACGTAATACGCGAATTTGTTGCACAACATCCGGAATGGGAACTTGTGAAGGAATACGCGGAAGAAGGCGTTTCAGCATTTAAGTACAGCAAAGACGACAGAGACATCCTGCAGAACGTTCTTGCCGACGCGTTAATGGGTAAATTTAAGATTCTGCTTGTATTTAAGGCCGACCGCCTCTCACGCAAAAGCCTGGAGTACCCGATAGTCTTATGGCAGTTTCACCGTGCCGGTGTCGAGGTTATCGCCGTCGCCGATGTACCTGGAGGTAAAAAGCTGGAGCTTAAGGACCAGTATGACAAGCTCCTGCGGTTTATCGAAGGGTGGCAATCGGAGACGGAAAGTGTGAACACCAGAATCCGCGTGTCTCATGTTATGCGGCAGAAAGCCAAACAGGGATGCTGGACCGGTGGCCGCCCTCCATACGGGTTCAGGCTATCCGAGTCCAAAAAAGGTTTGCCGCTGGAAGTGGATCAGGAAGAGGCCGCGGTGATTAAGGAAATGTGCAGACTCTACCTGGAAGAAGGCTTGGGAAGCAAAAGGATAGCCGCTGCGTTGAACGAACAGGGGTACCGCACCCGGGAAGGCAGGTTGTGGACCGACACCCGGGTGCGGCAGGTGCTGCAGAACCCAATAATCTGCGGGCTTCCGGCCTATGACAGGACGAAACCGGGAAACACTCCCACTTCCAGGGTTCGCATCAAAGGATATACGGACCTGAACAATTTCATCATTCCCCGGGATCAGGATGGAAACCCGAAGCCGATACCCGAATACTCCATTATTCCCCTGGAAACATGGCAACGGTTGATCCGCAAGATGCAGGAAAATTGTACGTCTAAAACACAAAAGGGAGGAACTCCGAATCCCCGCGCCATGTCCAGCAGTGCACTCCTGACCGGCTTTCTTGTGTGCGGTTACTGCGGCCGCGGCTTTATCAGCTCCGGCCATAACTGGCGCAAACGTAACGGCAAGGCATATCCCTGTCAGAAAAGGGTTTACCGGTGTGTTACCCACGCCCGTGTAGGCGGGGGAGAGAAACTGTGTGAAGGGCAGGGATCGTACTCCCAGAGAAAGATAGACCGGATTTTCCTGCAGGAACTTGAAAATTTCCTGTCCGGGTTGAATTGTGAAGATCTTTTGCAGTATGTTGAACAGAAACAGGTGGACTACCTGGCTGAAGCGACAAATCGTGTGAAGACCCTGGAAAAGGAGTTAAGCAAAAACAGGAAAATTTATAATGCCTGGGTAAGACGGTTGGATGATTATTTCGCCGATCCGGATGGCAGTTTGTATTCGGAGCAACTGCTGGCTGAAAAAGTGAACGAATACGGCAGGATAGTAGAATCACTTGAGAAGGAGCTTGAAGAAGTAAAGTCGCAGGCGAGAGTGGAGAAGCATCGGAGAAGCCAGCTGATGGAATTTTCCATGCGTGCTCCCCAGTGGTTCAAGCTGTTCATGGAGGCCCCAGTCGAGACGAAAAAGCAGATGCTCGCCCAGATCATCAGCAAGGTGGTTTTGTACCGGGATAAGATTGAAATTCATTATAATGTCGACCTCGCCGAATTCCTGGGGCGGGAAGAAAAACTGGAGCAGGAAAGGTTCGAACTCAAAGTACTGGCAACGTTTTAA